One part of the Tunicatimonas pelagia genome encodes these proteins:
- a CDS encoding succinate dehydrogenase cytochrome b subunit, with translation MFLRKGIIAATGLFLCLFLVVHLSANCILLLPEDIARSAYNAYSTTLRESPLIKIVAYALYASIILHVVYAVIVTVKNRQAKPDKYAVNHSQENSTWTSQNMGLIGIFILLFIVIHLANFWARIKLGLGESVGTDVDGNVDVYEVTYSLFQNIYYVLFYTVLMVPLGLHLHHGLKSAFKTLGFYHRKGLRVLSKVSLVYAAIISIGFGVIPLIVYFK, from the coding sequence ATGTTCTTACGAAAAGGAATTATTGCAGCCACCGGATTATTTTTGTGTCTGTTTCTGGTAGTACACCTATCAGCCAATTGTATCTTGCTACTACCGGAAGATATTGCGCGTAGTGCATATAATGCCTACTCAACTACCCTTCGGGAGAGTCCGCTAATCAAGATTGTCGCTTACGCTTTGTATGCGTCTATCATTTTACATGTGGTGTATGCAGTAATTGTCACTGTTAAAAACCGGCAGGCCAAGCCAGATAAGTACGCAGTAAATCATAGTCAGGAAAATAGTACGTGGACATCCCAGAATATGGGGCTTATTGGTATTTTTATTCTGCTGTTTATCGTTATTCATCTGGCGAACTTCTGGGCACGAATCAAGCTGGGCCTGGGAGAAAGCGTGGGTACTGATGTTGACGGTAACGTAGATGTGTACGAAGTGACCTACAGCCTATTTCAAAATATTTATTACGTGCTGTTTTACACTGTATTGATGGTTCCATTGGGGTTACATCTGCATCACGGACTGAAAAGTGCTTTCAAGACACTCGGTTTCTACCACCGTAAGGGATTGCGGGTGCTGAGTAAGGTTTCGTTAGTCTACGCGGCGATCATATCCATTGGGTTTGGGGTCATTCCGTTAATCGTATACTTCAAATAA
- a CDS encoding fumarate reductase/succinate dehydrogenase flavoprotein subunit, whose protein sequence is MTRLNAKVPEGRLEDKWRNYQAKSSLINPANKKKLKIIVVGSGLAGAGAAATLAELGYEIQCFCYQDSARRAHSVAAQGGVNAAKNYQHDGDSVWRMFYDTLKGGDFRSREANVYRLAELSAPLIDHFTQQGVPFAREYGGVLVNRSFGGVQVQRTFYARGQTGQQLLLAAYAQLYKMIRAKKVEMLTRHEMLDLVVINGQAKGIIARDLTSGELKRFAADAVVLATGGYSRVFRLSTLAIGCNGSAIWKAHKQGAYFASPSFTQIHPTALPQSSEAQSKLTLMSESLRNDGRIWVPQNKEDTRKANDIPEEERDYYLERRYPSFGNLAPRDIASRAAKERIDAGHGVGRLKNAVYLDFKHAIRQFGLDTIRDRYGNLFTMYKKITGIDAYQEPMQISPAAHFSMGGLWVDYELMTTIPGLYAIGECNFSDHGANRLGANSLLQASVDGYFILPNTINNYLAGALKEEQETTEHPEFARVEQEVQENIDRLLAVNGTKTVDHFHRELGKIMWQECAMSRNEAGLQCAIEQITQIRTNFWSDVKVTGHDKEMNTELEKALRLADFIELGLLMCTDALNREESCGAHFREEFQTPDGEAIRVDDVYSYVSAWEYGAENFKHHEEALKFEFIEPTVRSYK, encoded by the coding sequence ATGACGAGGTTGAATGCAAAAGTTCCGGAAGGAAGATTAGAAGACAAGTGGCGCAACTACCAAGCAAAGAGTAGTCTGATTAATCCAGCCAACAAAAAGAAGCTGAAGATTATTGTGGTGGGTTCAGGGTTAGCGGGAGCGGGAGCAGCCGCTACTCTGGCGGAGCTGGGCTACGAGATACAATGTTTCTGCTACCAGGATTCCGCTCGTCGGGCGCATTCGGTGGCCGCGCAGGGGGGAGTCAATGCGGCTAAAAACTATCAGCACGACGGCGACAGTGTATGGCGTATGTTTTACGATACGCTCAAAGGGGGAGATTTCCGATCGCGGGAAGCAAACGTTTATCGGCTAGCGGAACTATCGGCTCCATTAATCGACCATTTTACTCAGCAGGGAGTGCCCTTCGCCCGGGAATACGGTGGGGTGCTGGTGAACCGAAGCTTCGGGGGCGTTCAGGTACAGCGAACGTTCTACGCCCGCGGACAAACCGGGCAGCAACTGCTGCTGGCAGCCTACGCTCAGCTGTATAAAATGATTCGGGCCAAAAAAGTTGAAATGCTCACCCGCCACGAGATGCTTGACTTGGTAGTGATCAACGGCCAAGCCAAAGGCATTATCGCGCGTGATTTGACTAGTGGCGAGCTTAAGCGATTTGCTGCTGATGCAGTAGTGTTAGCCACGGGTGGATACTCCCGGGTATTTCGGCTATCTACGTTGGCCATTGGCTGCAACGGAAGTGCCATCTGGAAAGCTCATAAGCAAGGAGCCTACTTCGCATCTCCCAGCTTTACGCAAATTCATCCTACGGCTTTGCCTCAGTCCAGTGAAGCCCAATCAAAACTCACCCTCATGTCGGAATCGCTGCGGAACGATGGTCGTATTTGGGTGCCTCAGAACAAAGAAGACACCCGGAAAGCGAACGATATTCCGGAAGAAGAGCGGGATTACTATCTGGAACGTCGTTACCCTAGCTTTGGCAATCTGGCTCCCCGAGATATTGCTTCTCGAGCTGCTAAGGAGCGCATTGACGCGGGGCACGGTGTGGGGAGGCTGAAAAATGCAGTATACTTGGACTTCAAACACGCCATTCGGCAGTTTGGTCTAGATACAATTCGGGATCGCTACGGTAATTTGTTTACGATGTATAAAAAGATTACCGGGATTGATGCGTACCAAGAACCTATGCAAATATCTCCAGCAGCGCACTTTTCTATGGGTGGCTTGTGGGTAGACTACGAACTGATGACTACCATTCCGGGATTGTACGCTATTGGCGAATGCAACTTTTCGGATCACGGAGCGAACCGCTTGGGAGCAAACTCGCTCTTGCAGGCCAGCGTAGATGGCTACTTCATTCTGCCCAACACCATTAATAATTATTTAGCCGGAGCACTGAAGGAAGAGCAGGAAACAACCGAGCACCCGGAGTTTGCCCGAGTAGAACAAGAAGTGCAGGAAAATATTGATCGCCTATTGGCAGTGAACGGTACTAAAACCGTTGATCACTTTCATCGGGAGTTGGGAAAGATTATGTGGCAGGAGTGTGCGATGAGCCGTAACGAGGCAGGGTTACAGTGCGCTATTGAGCAAATTACGCAGATCCGCACTAATTTCTGGAGCGATGTAAAAGTTACCGGACACGACAAGGAGATGAATACCGAACTAGAGAAAGCCCTACGGTTAGCTGATTTTATTGAACTAGGACTACTCATGTGTACCGATGCGTTGAATCGGGAAGAGTCCTGCGGGGCCCACTTTCGGGAAGAGTTTCAAACCCCGGACGGCGAGGCTATTCGCGTTGACGATGTGTACTCCTACGTTTCGGCCTGGGAATACGGGGCTGAAAACTTTAAGCATCATGAGGAAGCGTTAAAATTTGAATTTATTGAACCTACGGTACGAAGCTATAAATAG